A region of the Bradysia coprophila strain Holo2 unplaced genomic scaffold, BU_Bcop_v1 contig_232, whole genome shotgun sequence genome:
GAATTATGATGCAGGTCAGGGtctattttcaagaaattaatttctggaACTTTTcgaagtttgattttttttttgatctttGAAAAGGTCTTCGAGTCTTTAAATAATAAGTTTTTCTTCAATActttaaattgttttcaagttgcTTCTATGAAATTGTAGAATTTTAACAGGCATCGGTGCTTAGCTAAATttatagcctacatttgtttgtctccaatttcattttagattatattttttcataagaatcctttttgaaaaatgtacgaccgcaataacgactacgaatgtgtacatttttgaaaaacgattcTGATGGACAGATATCAAAAGTGAACTAAAATGTAGCATTTAAACTacgcccaaatgtatacttttcagcaaagcatcgatgcctcttaacaAAATGTAAGTAATTGAAGTAAGCAAACCAAACAATTTATATGTTAATTAAGCCCTGCAAACATAGATTATGAAATTTGATGTCAGatttgaaattgattgaaacaTTGAAGTTCTCACGCATGCCTAATGTGGTTATACatagcaaaatgaatgttaaaactaacgaagtaatagatttcttATCAGTCTGAATTCGTTAATTATACTGGTTATGAACTTACCCGCTGAGAAAACACTTACTAAAGTGCATGACAATGGAATGCACAACTCTCTGTGGACTCGACCCACATTTTATCCTTAGGCTAAAACGTCACCTTGACCCTAACAAAATTTCAGTCGGTTTATTTccggaaaatgaaaatgaaatctgaaaattcatacaCAAATATTTCGATCTCATTTATTAGATGAACGACGTAAATTCATGATAGCAATGTAAATGATGGTAAACGTACGATACGATTctatcaatgaaaatattggctctcagttgatttttttttttttgttgcacatAACATCTTCAATATACCCAACGCAATATCTCACAACTGTTCAGTTTTTAATCAGCCGATCAACCGAACAGTACGGTGTTGTGTGGTATCATTCAATTGATTATTAACTTTCACCCAATACACAATATTGTTGAAAAGTGCACTATAGACGGGAAACAATAGTGATATGTAATTCGTTGAAGATACACGTGCATTGcgaatcgaaaattttgcatCAAATTCGAAGATAAAATCGGGCACATTAAAGACGCTGTTAGATTGTTAATgctgaaactaatgaagtcgATGTGAATAGCAAATTATGAATTCTttagaattttcgttttcattcaaaacattGTCATTGATCAACTCATTGATTGTTATTTAGTGTTCTCTGGTTTCATTCAACTTAAATAATAGACTTTAGTGTTGTGCAGAAGAAATAAAGTGAGTGCTTACTTGCGTGCGAGTTCtcgaacaaaaatttgtttgtctttTTCGGTTATGATACGCAATATTCAGATGCAATTCTTTTGCTGAGTCAGGTCATTCGTAAAACAAATCCTTGAATGATTTTGTCTGACAACATTTCACAGACGACAACCAAAGCACCAGTATGATTGGCAGTATTCatatctattacttcctttgCACTAAGCGTTTTCAACGGatctatgaaaatcttttacttcgatAGTTTCGACATACATTTTGTCTTATCAACGGGTAGTGGCCGGAGTTCATTTCTTATATTTGTTGTCATAGACAttaacagatgaaaaagcTGTACGGTTTCGTAGAATTgcaatcatttttaaaatagctcaaaagtttttaattttatgagtTCTAGGGTGGACACATCAGTGTTGGGATATGTATCAGTAGTCGTACAAGatttattaactttttttctgaattaaaGAACGATAGTTGTCCGGAACGTGTCCGGAGATTCGTGCTGCCACCCTACGATCCTCTACAATTTAAGGCATCGATGATCctaattacattttgtgttcTATTTTTAAAAGAGTGATTGTTGATTGATGAACCGTTAAACTGGatgactttttttaattttagattttattaGACAATGGCGATCAATAGCTATCTATTAGCATTGCTAATATGTGTGTCATACCAAGCAGCGAGCAGGGAGATCCCTCCAAATTTAACAGTTCGAAGTTGGTCTAATGCAGCACAAAGCGTCACCACTGCTGTACCTACGAGTAAGTGTTTTAACTTAAAACTTTTAAGCCAACAATATTTATTCTccattttatttcactttcatTGTATTATGGACGATCTTAGACGACGAAAAACTACTGTTCAATATTCTACTTTTTGTCGTCAATATAAATGCATTACACCGCCATTCacaaacaacagaaaattcaatgattctttataaaaaaaagcatttaaaaGTGTGCGACACACATCAGAGAGAGTTGTTATTCTGAGAATGttcaatagaaattattaTGTGTGACTTATTGTAATCAAACAGCAACTTTTAAATGGTCgtgtcgaagaaaccaatcgATGCAGTTTCATTTCATTCCTGAATCGAATGGACGGCAAGTGAAATTGATGAACACAACATGCAACACAATcggcattttttttatcttctttATTGTGTACAATGCACTGTAACCGCCAAAATGAAGATGCAATGTGTGATACGAAGacaaatattgaatttcagtcatttttgtttcacatAATGTTACCCGGTAGTTTCCGGTtcttccagtttttttttactatacaaaattgaatgcaCACACGGTGTGGTCTTCATTGATGATTTTGATTCATTAAACATTCACACACAGGAAACATTATCACCTGTATAATTACTGAGtctctaaatttttttatcagagCTCTTTCAACAGATtgcaacaaaatcttttacttcaattgatacttatttgaacataaatttttctCTGCTGTGATATATTTCTTCGCCTATTTTTGGCTTAGTTATGCATATCATCTGTGATGCCCAggcataaaacgaaaaaattgcaattgCTTTCATCTTGTTGCACCTATACTACATTAACAATTACGTCACGAAATATACACTATATGCATGCATCATAGAACGGTGTTTCAATAACACCAGACTTGCATGAATACAAAGATACAAGAAATCGTAAACTCggtcaataatattttatgaatgaaatttgtaagCTCATCGATGTGatggaaaaaattaattatttacgaAACACTGCATAGTAGTGATTCTCGGTACACAGAGGAAAATCGTGAATTTGATGGACGATTTTTGTACAATCGAAGAGGGTTTTCATTCTGCACCTTGACTGAATCCTCTGGAaggtttaattttcaatttgcatATGATGTTAGATTCCCATATCCAATCTTTTGCAGCGACTTATGTAGATTGTTATCGAAGTAACATTACCAAGGGAAAATTCGTAGTCAATCAACAACTTCAACAGCTGATAACTTcaaattttaaccaattttgTCTTagaaggtagttgaaatagtaAATCCATACGTTCGTTCGAACAGGATCGAAGATGATTTGGTAGAATAAATGTCCCAGAAACATTATCTGAGGACGCATTCTGAGGCGTTTTTTATGTGGCCATGAGTTCTAATTTATGAAACCTTAGGAACGCTGACTGAAATGCTTTTggcttaataaaaaaattctcactAAGGAAATGGCTCTGTAGGAAGTCGCAATCGGATTTCTACCACGCCAAAATCGGTCGCATCCGTTAACatatattttcattgtgtAGCGTAGCATATCTTAACTCTTAACCTACATGGAGAGAGTATAACGAATTGGCATTATTGCAGATAGGTTGACACCACATTTAGAAGTAGCAACGCAGgatttacaaaattaggagGCCTAAAATCGGACAAAATCGGACTACGTTGTGTTAGAAGTGTAATGAAATTTGCAAGACGACACTGTCTGATCTTAGGCCtcttaaatttgtaaaaaatgtgTATGAGGTCTCTAGAAAGCTGCTTTGGAAATAGTAAAGAAATCAGTTTTATGAAATGTTTGTACTTACTTTATAAGGAAACCAGAAACTGTCAACGATTGATTTTTTGAACTGAAACTTTTCGTCTAATAGTCGGGTCTAAGATTTTTGTCTGTGCATCATGAAACAGGGACTTCCACTTATAtgaacaattttctaaaattcctTGTCcgtgaaaaattctttaaattttatttgcaggCAAATCATTCTTCAATTCTCGGTTAGAGTACAGTAATAAGTGGTTACCGGTTGGACGAAGTGATCCGCTCAAAAATGATCCAACCTACGATTACAGTCCTCCTACCATCGATCATCGAATTCATTACTGGGATGAAAAGTCAACCAAAACCAATGGGaacaagaatgaaattttactgtTGGGAGTGTCTTCCAGACGACAGTACAACCATAACTATGTTCAACGGCCTTCGGATGTGAGTTCCCTTTGAGTTTTTCGTAATATTTCccgttttgatattttgataacaCCAAGCAGATATCAACCGTTATGCTTCCGCCTCCAATTCAGTCCGTGCAAAAGATAAGTttcaaaagtgaaaaaagtCCGAACAGACCATCTCATTTTGGAGCACACAACAAATGGCAAGACGCTGTGTCATCGGAATCAAACGTTCGACCAACGATAGTGTTCCCAAATGCAGctccaacaatttacgatcaTAAATTAAACTCCAATGCGGATGATGTTAACAAATTGTTGAGTCACACCGACATTCATTCTTCAATGTACACCAAATCGAGTCAATCTAAAAAGTCCTGGCTACAAGATCTGCTGCAAAAGGAAGTTGCACGACCAACATCTCCACCTTCGCCTCATGTTCAAATCGAAGCGCTTACTATGCACAAGCTTGATGATATTAACCGCTACAAGACCGAGATGTCTACAGAATACTACATCGAAGTTACACCGCCATACTTTGTTCCAACCATTCAACCATCAATAGCAAAAGAAAAccagtttttgtttaaagaaatGCCAAAACCAATGAACCCAATGAATTTAATAATTCAGGGCCACTCCAGGGTCAAGACGTACGGTCAAGGAGCCGATGAAAGGgatccaaaaataattgaagtgaAAGGTGTCGAAAACCCGGTTGTAAATCGAGTGGTGTCAAAGGATGAGAATGGTGTTCAATTTGATGTGAAACATTTACATGCCATTAGCAGTAACAAGACTGTCAGTACGCATGTTAATTCAACAGTTGAGTCGGGAAATTCATCGGTAGCAGGACTTTTAAGTCTGTTAGACTTGTCGTTTGGCGATATTTTAAGCGATAATTCACCTGATGTAGTAAATCGAACCAAGTTGCAAGAAAATAAAGTATTGTGAACATTGCGGAGCttacttttcttttcatttgtGTCCGATGGTGCCGTGATTCTTCCATAAAATCGTCGACGTTGTAACTTCCATAAAATGAGAATGAATTGACTTAAAAAGGGTAAAAATGTATAATTCTGTTAACCTAAATGGACAATGTGGTACATGCATAACATTTAGTCGATGGTCTTCATTATTATCGGCGGAGTGGTATTTTTGTATTTCCCGAGATCCTAAACCTCATCCACGAAAAGCATTTCTATAACAAAAAGGGTGTCTCTCGTCTCAGTGGTACAATTTTTAGTAAACTTCAATAATCCTACCAACAAGTTTGTCAACGGAACATTGCTCTCCATCTAAACGCTGTGGCGATTTCCATCGAAGCAAAGTCGGTAAGTAAACCAGATGAGTTCGAGGATCTTTCCGGAACGGACAATTAGAATCCTTCCAGCTAGAACAATCTGTTATAGAGCTTAGAACTGTAGTTGAATATTCGAATCGGTCAAACTTACAACTCCCGGTCACCAACATCAACGTGAATGAAAAAACTCTCCTCGTCAGAATACTTTAGACATTCGTACACCACTGGTTCGGCTGTGACGCAAAGAATAGTTCTCAATTTGATTATTGCATTCGTAGCCGTTGAAATAATTGTAAGTAAAACCTTTGACACAATACGAACACCAACTTAAGCCAGTTTGTTGTTCTTTTCCGCCGGTAAAGAAAACATGAATTGTTTGTCCTGAGCCTTCCAGACTTTCAGCTAATTTAGTGAATTCTTCATAACCTTTTACTTGATGTTCAACCaccattttcatcgatttgtttcacaaaaataaattattttaagttttaaaatCGTTCAAGACTCAACTACTTTTCAACTCGAAATGAACAGATGATtcaattttgacatttcgtaAATGCAACTTTCGTGGATCCTATTTTCTTGTTGCATCAGTCAAACGgtgtaaaaaatatatttgggTCGCGGGATTGTCTCGTATCGAAATTTCTAGATAGAATGTGCTCGCTCATTAAATTCCTAAACGTTTTTAGCTCGTTTGTCATGTAAGATCGTCGAAAAACACACATCAGAGGCAGTGTTACAcctcaaaaattatttcaataatttcccTCTACTTTTCGCTTTGAGTTGTGGAATCTAAGCGCATCTTTCTTGGCAAATGTCACAAATGTCACGTCtttgaaaacttcaaattcTTTTGGGCTGTCAAGAAAAAACATCATCACATCACACGTAAATACAAAATAGACGTCCTATACGGGCTGAACTAGATCCTAACAATGGCAGAACAACTGGACGATAAAGAGATTCAAGAAATCCTTAAGACAGGCACGGACCTGCGACAATATTCCCGACAAATTGAAAAGGAATTCAAAGATGTGGAAAACAAATCAATCGAAGATTACATCAAAGAAAGTCAAAACATTGCCAACCTTCACAATCAGATCGGAAATTGTGATACCATATTGGAGCGAATGGAATCGATGTTGTTGAACTTTCAGGTCGGTACTTTCATCCGCTTGTTGAATACTTGACCGTCATTTAACTGAAACGCTATTCGTTCACATAGAATGTCTTGTGCAACATCAGCTCTGAAATAACTACCCTACAGAAGAAGTCAGTGTCGATGTCAGTTCAACTGACGAATCGACAATCGATTCGGGCTCAACTATCGCAATTCATTGAAGATATGGCCATTCCTGAAGAATTAATCACGTAAGTGTATAGGAGAGTTAAACAAGTCGATTACACAAACGATGAGGACTGACTAGTGGCCTCTTACATAGCGATATGTTTGTCgttgttaattttttgataCTTCTACCACCGCTCACATTAATCTGTTCGAATGTTTACAGAACAATAATGGAATCGCCGGTCACAGAAAAGGATTTTATCATTCAGTTGAATCAACTGAATCACAAACTAAATTTAGCCAAAGAGTTGAGCTTCAAGGAATCGAAATCGGTGGACGATGTGAAGGACGTTCTACTCAAACTGAAAATAAAGGCGATGTCCAAAATTCGAGTGTATCTGTTGGAACAGATCTACAAATTTCGGAAGCCAATGACAAACTACCAGGTGCCGCAAAATACAATGCTAAAGCACAAGTTTTTCTTCGAATTCATATTGATGAACGAGAGACAAGTGGCACAAGAAATTTACTCGGAGTATGTGGAAACGATgagtaaaatttattacaGTTACTTCAAGGTAGGACATTGTGAATTGGCACTTTTCCACGCTGGAATTGTAATCTAATTTGTGTAATTCTTTCAGAGCTACTCGTCTCGCTTGGCTGCACTGAAATTCGAAGATGCCGTCACAAAAGATGACCTGATGGGCATTGAAGACACCGGTAAAACCAgtattttcagcaaagcatctgCACTGAGAAACAAGAGTACAATCTTCACAATTGGCAGTAGGGGCGACATTTTGAATCAGCAACTTGAAGCTCCTATCTTAGTGCCGCATGCGCAGCAAAAGAACAGAGTATGTTTCGTTAATCGGAGACTCGTTCCTGATTTTCTaatcaattttcttcgttcagTACTCGTATGAGGCGCTGTTTCGATCCGAACAATACGCCTTGGTGGACAATGCTTGTCGTGAGTACCTT
Encoded here:
- the LOC119076924 gene encoding uncharacterized protein LOC119076924, which encodes MAINSYLLALLICVSYQAASREIPPNLTVRSWSNAAQSVTTAVPTSKSFFNSRLEYSNKWLPVGRSDPLKNDPTYDYSPPTIDHRIHYWDEKSTKTNGNKNEILLLGVSSRRQYNHNYVQRPSDISTVMLPPPIQSVQKISFKSEKSPNRPSHFGAHNKWQDAVSSESNVRPTIVFPNAAPTIYDHKLNSNADDVNKLLSHTDIHSSMYTKSSQSKKSWLQDLLQKEVARPTSPPSPHVQIEALTMHKLDDINRYKTEMSTEYYIEVTPPYFVPTIQPSIAKENQFLFKEMPKPMNPMNLIIQGHSRVKTYGQGADERDPKIIEVKGVENPVVNRVVSKDENGVQFDVKHLHAISSNKTVSTHVNSTVESGNSSVAGLLSLLDLSFGDILSDNSPDVVNRTKLQENKVL
- the LOC119076925 gene encoding thioredoxin domain-containing protein 17; the encoded protein is MKMVVEHQVKGYEEFTKLAESLEGSGQTIHVFFTGGKEQQTGLSWCSYCVKAEPVVYECLKYSDEESFFIHVDVGDREFWKDSNCPFRKDPRTHLVYLPTLLRWKSPQRLDGEQCSVDKLVEMLFVDEV
- the LOC119076928 gene encoding vacuolar protein sorting-associated protein 52 homolog, with protein sequence MAEQLDDKEIQEILKTGTDLRQYSRQIEKEFKDVENKSIEDYIKESQNIANLHNQIGNCDTILERMESMLLNFQNVLCNISSEITTLQKKSVSMSVQLTNRQSIRAQLSQFIEDMAIPEELITTIMESPVTEKDFIIQLNQLNHKLNLAKELSFKESKSVDDVKDVLLKLKIKAMSKIRVYLLEQIYKFRKPMTNYQVPQNTMLKHKFFFEFILMNERQVAQEIYSEYVETMSKIYYSYFKSYSSRLAALKFEDAVTKDDLMGIEDTGKTSIFSKASALRNKSTIFTIGSRGDILNQQLEAPILVPHAQQKNRYSYEALFRSEQYALVDNACREYLFGTEFFMVRGAQAQDLFNQIMGKTMTLMIKNVETYIQDCYDTIAMFLCVQLILRYQIMCHKRCVPALDKYWDSLQAAIWPRFEQIFRMNTQSVRECDPTKFNKETGPHYITRRYAEFSAAIVGISEHFPNELVSRLLLELQNEVECFILRMAAIFQTRKEQLIYLINNYDLVLGILMEHTRDNSKEAENFREQLSNRSSEYVEEILAPHFGGMIQFIKDCEQMVEKEQTDELRRQERRSLAIVSQFSANWKKSLEELNREVLLSFPSLVTGSSLLQLALASLVQYYQRFHKLLTPNARMQLTNIHVIMVEIKKYKSNY